Sequence from the Syntrophobacterales bacterium genome:
CTGCCGAAGTCAATAGATTTGTTAAAGGTAACTTCCTACAAAAACGGATTCCTGAGTACAATGGTGTTCTCACGATCAGGTCCCACCGAGACTATATCAATCCGGACATGGAGTAATTCCTCCAGTCTTTGCAGGTATTTTTTTGTATTCAAAGGCAGGGCTTCATATCTGGTTATGTGTGTTGTCGGCGTCTTCCATCCCTCAATTTCCTCGTACTGCGGTTCTGAACGCTCATAATCGGCAACACTCAAGGGCGGAGAATTATGGAATCTTTTCCCTATCTTGTAACTGACGCATATCTTGATCGTATCAAACGAATCAAGGACGTCGAGTTTCGTGAGGCACAACCCATTTACACCATTCACCTTGAGTGCCCTTTTTACAATCACGGCGTCAAACCACCCGCATCTGCGCGGCCTGCCGGTAGTGGCCCCATATTCACCGCCAACTTCCCTCAACTTGAGGCCTTCATCGTCTTCGAGTTCGGTAGGGAACGGTCCCTCACCTACCCTGGTAGTATATGCCTTGCAGATGCCGAGTATATAATTGAGCGCCGTGGGGGGCGTTCCTGAACCAGACGCGATACTTCCCGACACGGTATTAGATGAAGTCACATAAGGGTAAGTGCCATGGTCGATGTCGAGATACGTGCCCTGAGCCCCTTCAAAGAGTATATTCTTTCCCTGTTCTATGTTTGTGTGCAGGAAACCTGCCGTATCGGCAGCGTATTTCTTCAGAACCTTTCTGTATCCGTTGAAGGACTTTATGACCTCTCTTGCACTGAAGCCTTCATCTTTGTAATATTTTTTGATCACAAAGTTTTTAAGCTCCAAGTTCTGTTTCACTTTCTCGGAGAATACTTTTTTATCTAAAAGGTCAATCACTCTTATGCCAAGCCTGCTCATTTTGTCCTCATAAGCAGGACCGATACCTCTTCCAGTTGTTCCTATCTTTTTTCTGCCTTTTGC
This genomic interval carries:
- a CDS encoding adenylosuccinate synthase, which translates into the protein MPNVGVVGIQWGDEGKGKIIDMLSNYADVVVRFQGGANAGHTIVVGDQKVVLHLLPSGILHEKKYCVIGNGVVLDPDVFEKEIEELKSLGYLSDDKKLLLSHLAHVIMPYHKKLDSLREAKGRKKIGTTGRGIGPAYEDKMSRLGIRVIDLLDKKVFSEKVKQNLELKNFVIKKYYKDEGFSAREVIKSFNGYRKVLKKYAADTAGFLHTNIEQGKNILFEGAQGTYLDIDHGTYPYVTSSNTVSGSIASGSGTPPTALNYILGICKAYTTRVGEGPFPTELEDDEGLKLREVGGEYGATTGRPRRCGWFDAVIVKRALKVNGVNGLCLTKLDVLDSFDTIKICVSYKIGKRFHNSPPLSVADYERSEPQYEEIEGWKTPTTHITRYEALPLNTKKYLQRLEELLHVRIDIVSVGPDRENTIVLRNPFL